One Gopherus flavomarginatus isolate rGopFla2 chromosome 13, rGopFla2.mat.asm, whole genome shotgun sequence DNA window includes the following coding sequences:
- the HYOU1 gene encoding hypoxia up-regulated protein 1 isoform X1, producing the protein MARMRHVPLWSLTFLLLACLPSETDALAVMSVDLGSESMKIAIVKPGVPMEIVLNKESQRKTPVTVALKENERLFGDSAMGMSIKNPKIVLRYFQDLLGKHIDNPQVTLYRWRFPQHELVKDERRQTVIFKLSHEMQYSPEEILAMVLNYSRGLAEEFAEQPVKDAVITVPVYFNQAERRAVLHAAQMADLKVLQLINDNTAVALNYGVFRRKDINATAQNIMFYDMGAGSTVCTIVTYQTVKTKDSGTQPQLQIRGVGFDRTLGGLEMEYRLRDYLVKLFNKQQPSKDVRQNLRAMAKLLKEANRLKTILSANADHVAQIEGLLDDVDFKAKVSRQEFEDLCSDLFQRVPGPVLQALSSAEMNLDEIDQVILVGGATRVPKVQEVLLKAVGKDELGKNINADEAAAMGAVYQAAALSKAFKVKPFIVRDAAIFPIQVEFTREVEEEDKSKSLKHNKRILFQRMAPYPQRKVITFNRYTDDFEFCVNYGDLAFLSQDDLQAFGSLNLTTVKLRGVGDSFRKHLDYESKGIKAHFNMDESGVLSLDRVESVFETVVEDKPEEESTLTKLGNTISSLFGGGGPTLEMGENLTETVQEEEESQAEAGKEEQGEKQDQKEGEGTVSEEQGEEKQQPSPMQDKTETVPPEAERQEEKEEGEKTASQDPKEKEESGKEEEMSKSRGDSTDTKMEEKKPKVPKKQKLVDEISVELDVRDVLDLLEEELKSSVKKLQDLTVRDLEKQEREKSANSLEAFIFETQDKLYQEEYQFVSTEEQREEISRKLSEASNWMEEEGYRATTKELKEKLSELKKLCRSLFFRVEERRKWPDRLNALENLLNHSTIFLKGARMIPEADQIFTEVELSTLEKAINETVTWKNETLAEQNKLPPTEKPTLLSKDIELKIAALDREVQYLLNKAKFAKPRPKKEKNTTKTDSGKNATAPPDSEKVIPPKEEKGEGKLEDVSPVREPPIVEEATLGDQSGPDTEPESEKKPEAREESRTNDEL; encoded by the exons AGAGTCACAGAGGAAAACGCCAGTGACTGTAGCCCTGAAAGAAAATGAGCGTCTCTTTGGCGATAGCGCCATGGGAATG TCCATAAAGAACCCGAAGATAGTGCTCCGGTATTTTCAGGACCTGCTGGGTAAACACATAGATAACCCCCAAGTGACACTGTACCGTTGGCGCTTCCCACAACACGAGCTGGTAAAGGATGAGAGAAGACAGACGGTTATCTTCAAACTGTCCCA TGAAATGCAGTATTCTCCAGAAGAGATACTGGCCATGGTCCTGAACTATTCGCGTGGTCTGGCTGAGGAATTTGCAG AACAACCCGTAAAGGATGCAGTGATCACCGTCCCTGTATACTTCAATCAGGCGGAGAGGAGGGCAGTCCTGCATGCAGCTCAGATGGCAGACCTGAAGGTCCTGCAGCTGATCAATGACAACACTGCTGTGGCTTTGAACTATGGGGTCTTCAGGAGGAAGGACATCAATGCCACAGCACAG AATATCATGTTTTATGACATGGGAGCAGGAAGCACCGTGTGTACGATAGTGACTTATCAGACAGTGAAAAccaaggactcagggacccagcctCAGCTGCAGATTCGGGGGGTCGG ATTCGACCGCACCCTAGGGGGACTGGAGATGGAGTACCGGCTCCGGGATTACCTAGTGAAACTCTTCAACAAGCAGCAGCCTTCGAAAGATGTTCGGCAGAATCTCCGGGCCATGGCCAAGCTGCTAAAGGAGGCCAACCGCCTGAAAACTATCCTGAGTGCTAATGCTGACCATGTGGCCCAG ATTGAGGGGCTACTGGATGACGTGGACTTCAAGGCCAAGGTCTCCAGGCAAGAGTTTGAGGACTTGTGCTCTGACTTATTCCAGCGGGTCCCAGGGCCTGTGCTACAGGCGCTGAGCAGTGCAGAGATGAACCTG GATGAAATCGATCAGGTGATTCTAGTGGGAGGTGCCACCCGAGTCCCTAAAGTGCAGGAGGTTTTGCTGAAAGCTGTGGGCAA AGATGAACTGGGAAAGAACATCAACGCAGACGAGGCTGCTGCTATGGGTGCAGTCTACCAGGCGGCTGCTCTGAGCAAAGCCTTTAAAGTCAAGCCCTTCATAGTTCGGGATGCAGCTATTTTCCCAATCCAG GTGGAGTTCACCCGTGAAGTTGAGGAGGAGGATAAATCCAAGAGCTTAAAGCACAACAAGCGAATTTTGTTTCAGCGCATGGCACCATATCCACAGCGCAAGGTCATCACCTTCAACCGCTACACGGATGACTTTGAATTCTGTGTCAACTACGGAGACTTGGCTTTCCTGAGCCAGGATGACCTGCA AGCCTTTGGGTCCTTGAATCTCACCACTGTGAAGCTGAGAGGAGTCGGGGATAGTTTCAGGAAGCACTTGGATTATGAGTCCAAAGGCATCAAAGCTCACTTCAATATGGATGAGAGTGGAGTGCTTAGCCTTGACCGG GTGGAATCTGTGTTTGAAACTGTAGTGGAGGACAAGCCAGAGGAGGAGTCAacgttaacaa AACTTGGAAACACAATCTCTAGCCTGTTTGGAGGAGGAGGTCCTACACTGGAAATGGGAGAGAACTTGACAGAGACTGTTCAG gaggaagaggagagccaGGCAGAAGCAGGAAAAGAAGAACAGGGGGAGAAACAGGACcagaaggagggagaaggaaCAGTGAGCGAGGAgcagggagaagagaagcagcagccatcTCCAATGCAGGATAAAACAGAAACTGTCCctccagaagcagagagacaggaggaaaaggaggaaggagaaaaaacagcATCTCAG GATCCCAAAGAAAAGGAAGAATCCGGGAAAGAGGAAGAAATGTCCAAAAGTCGTGGTGACAGCACAGACACTAAAATGGAAGAGAAGAAACCCAAAGTCCCAAAGAAGCAGAAACTCGTGGATGAGATCAGTGTGGAGTTGGATGTCCGTGATGTTCTTGACCTGCTGGAGGAGGAGTTGAAGAGCTCAGTGAAGAA ACTCCAGGATCTGACAGTCAGAGACTTAGAGAAGCAGGAGAGGGAAAAGTCAGCCAATAGCCTGGAGGCATTCATCTTTGAGACCCAG GACAAGCTTTACCAGGAGGAATATCAGTTTGTCTCAAcggaggagcagagagaggaaatctCTAGAAAACTGAGTGAAGCTTCCAattggatggaggaggagggctATAGAGCCACGACCAAG GAACTGAAAGAGAAGCTGTCTGAGCTGAAGAAACTCTGCAGGAGCCTTTTCTTCCGTGTGGAAGAAAGAAGGAAATGGCCAGACCGCCTGAATGCCCTCGAAAATCTCCTCAATCACTCCACCATCTTCCTCAA GGGAGCACGAATGattccagaggctgatcagatATTCACAGAGGTGGAACTGAGTACCCTAGAGAAAGCAATCAATGAAACTGTG ACTTGGAAAAATGAGACATTGGCAGAACAGAATAAACTTCCTCCCACTGAGAAGCCCACCCTGCTGTCCAAGGACATAGAGCTGAAGATAGCAGCCCTGGATAGGGAGGTGCAGTATCTACTGAACAAGGCTAAGTTTGCAAAACCCAGACCCAAGAAGGAAAAGAATACCACAAAAACTGATTCAGGCAAGAATGCCACAGCTCCCCCCGACAGCGAGAAGGTTATCCCTCCCAAGGAGGAGAAAGGAGAAG GTAAACTTGAAGATGTCAGTCCAGTCAGGGAACCTCCCATAGTCGAGGAAGCAACACTAGGTGATCAGTCTGGACCGGACACAG AACCTGAGAGTGAGAAGAAGCCAGAAGCTAGAGAAGAGAGCAGGACGAATGATGAATTATAA
- the HYOU1 gene encoding hypoxia up-regulated protein 1 isoform X2, translated as MARMRHVPLWSLTFLLLACLPSETDALAVMSVDLGSESMKIAIVKPGVPMEIVLNKESQRKTPVTVALKENERLFGDSAMGMSIKNPKIVLRYFQDLLGKHIDNPQVTLYRWRFPQHELVKDERRQTVIFKLSHEMQYSPEEILAMVLNYSRGLAEEFAEQPVKDAVITVPVYFNQAERRAVLHAAQMADLKVLQLINDNTAVALNYGVFRRKDINATAQNIMFYDMGAGSTVCTIVTYQTVKTKDSGTQPQLQIRGVGFDRTLGGLEMEYRLRDYLVKLFNKQQPSKDVRQNLRAMAKLLKEANRLKTILSANADHVAQIEGLLDDVDFKAKVSRQEFEDLCSDLFQRVPGPVLQALSSAEMNLDEIDQVILVGGATRVPKVQEVLLKAVGKDELGKNINADEAAAMGAVYQAAALSKAFKVKPFIVRDAAIFPIQVEFTREVEEEDKSKSLKHNKRILFQRMAPYPQRKVITFNRYTDDFEFCVNYGDLAFLSQDDLQAFGSLNLTTVKLRGVGDSFRKHLDYESKGIKAHFNMDESGVLSLDRVESVFETVVEDKPEEESTLTKLGNTISSLFGGGGPTLEMGENLTETVQEEEESQAEAGKEEQGEKQDQKEGEGTVSEEQGEEKQQPSPMQDKTETVPPEAERQEEKEEGEKTASQDPKEKEESGKEEEMSKSRGDSTDTKMEEKKPKVPKKQKLVDEISVELDVRDVLDLLEEELKSSVKKLQDLTVRDLEKQEREKSANSLEAFIFETQDKLYQEEYQFVSTEEQREEISRKLSEASNWMEEEGYRATTKELKEKLSELKKLCRSLFFRVEERRKWPDRLNALENLLNHSTIFLKGARMIPEADQIFTEVELSTLEKAINETVTWKNETLAEQNKLPPTEKPTLLSKDIELKIAALDREVQYLLNKAKFAKPRPKKEKNTTKTDSGKNATAPPDSEKVIPPKEEKGEEPESEKKPEAREESRTNDEL; from the exons AGAGTCACAGAGGAAAACGCCAGTGACTGTAGCCCTGAAAGAAAATGAGCGTCTCTTTGGCGATAGCGCCATGGGAATG TCCATAAAGAACCCGAAGATAGTGCTCCGGTATTTTCAGGACCTGCTGGGTAAACACATAGATAACCCCCAAGTGACACTGTACCGTTGGCGCTTCCCACAACACGAGCTGGTAAAGGATGAGAGAAGACAGACGGTTATCTTCAAACTGTCCCA TGAAATGCAGTATTCTCCAGAAGAGATACTGGCCATGGTCCTGAACTATTCGCGTGGTCTGGCTGAGGAATTTGCAG AACAACCCGTAAAGGATGCAGTGATCACCGTCCCTGTATACTTCAATCAGGCGGAGAGGAGGGCAGTCCTGCATGCAGCTCAGATGGCAGACCTGAAGGTCCTGCAGCTGATCAATGACAACACTGCTGTGGCTTTGAACTATGGGGTCTTCAGGAGGAAGGACATCAATGCCACAGCACAG AATATCATGTTTTATGACATGGGAGCAGGAAGCACCGTGTGTACGATAGTGACTTATCAGACAGTGAAAAccaaggactcagggacccagcctCAGCTGCAGATTCGGGGGGTCGG ATTCGACCGCACCCTAGGGGGACTGGAGATGGAGTACCGGCTCCGGGATTACCTAGTGAAACTCTTCAACAAGCAGCAGCCTTCGAAAGATGTTCGGCAGAATCTCCGGGCCATGGCCAAGCTGCTAAAGGAGGCCAACCGCCTGAAAACTATCCTGAGTGCTAATGCTGACCATGTGGCCCAG ATTGAGGGGCTACTGGATGACGTGGACTTCAAGGCCAAGGTCTCCAGGCAAGAGTTTGAGGACTTGTGCTCTGACTTATTCCAGCGGGTCCCAGGGCCTGTGCTACAGGCGCTGAGCAGTGCAGAGATGAACCTG GATGAAATCGATCAGGTGATTCTAGTGGGAGGTGCCACCCGAGTCCCTAAAGTGCAGGAGGTTTTGCTGAAAGCTGTGGGCAA AGATGAACTGGGAAAGAACATCAACGCAGACGAGGCTGCTGCTATGGGTGCAGTCTACCAGGCGGCTGCTCTGAGCAAAGCCTTTAAAGTCAAGCCCTTCATAGTTCGGGATGCAGCTATTTTCCCAATCCAG GTGGAGTTCACCCGTGAAGTTGAGGAGGAGGATAAATCCAAGAGCTTAAAGCACAACAAGCGAATTTTGTTTCAGCGCATGGCACCATATCCACAGCGCAAGGTCATCACCTTCAACCGCTACACGGATGACTTTGAATTCTGTGTCAACTACGGAGACTTGGCTTTCCTGAGCCAGGATGACCTGCA AGCCTTTGGGTCCTTGAATCTCACCACTGTGAAGCTGAGAGGAGTCGGGGATAGTTTCAGGAAGCACTTGGATTATGAGTCCAAAGGCATCAAAGCTCACTTCAATATGGATGAGAGTGGAGTGCTTAGCCTTGACCGG GTGGAATCTGTGTTTGAAACTGTAGTGGAGGACAAGCCAGAGGAGGAGTCAacgttaacaa AACTTGGAAACACAATCTCTAGCCTGTTTGGAGGAGGAGGTCCTACACTGGAAATGGGAGAGAACTTGACAGAGACTGTTCAG gaggaagaggagagccaGGCAGAAGCAGGAAAAGAAGAACAGGGGGAGAAACAGGACcagaaggagggagaaggaaCAGTGAGCGAGGAgcagggagaagagaagcagcagccatcTCCAATGCAGGATAAAACAGAAACTGTCCctccagaagcagagagacaggaggaaaaggaggaaggagaaaaaacagcATCTCAG GATCCCAAAGAAAAGGAAGAATCCGGGAAAGAGGAAGAAATGTCCAAAAGTCGTGGTGACAGCACAGACACTAAAATGGAAGAGAAGAAACCCAAAGTCCCAAAGAAGCAGAAACTCGTGGATGAGATCAGTGTGGAGTTGGATGTCCGTGATGTTCTTGACCTGCTGGAGGAGGAGTTGAAGAGCTCAGTGAAGAA ACTCCAGGATCTGACAGTCAGAGACTTAGAGAAGCAGGAGAGGGAAAAGTCAGCCAATAGCCTGGAGGCATTCATCTTTGAGACCCAG GACAAGCTTTACCAGGAGGAATATCAGTTTGTCTCAAcggaggagcagagagaggaaatctCTAGAAAACTGAGTGAAGCTTCCAattggatggaggaggagggctATAGAGCCACGACCAAG GAACTGAAAGAGAAGCTGTCTGAGCTGAAGAAACTCTGCAGGAGCCTTTTCTTCCGTGTGGAAGAAAGAAGGAAATGGCCAGACCGCCTGAATGCCCTCGAAAATCTCCTCAATCACTCCACCATCTTCCTCAA GGGAGCACGAATGattccagaggctgatcagatATTCACAGAGGTGGAACTGAGTACCCTAGAGAAAGCAATCAATGAAACTGTG ACTTGGAAAAATGAGACATTGGCAGAACAGAATAAACTTCCTCCCACTGAGAAGCCCACCCTGCTGTCCAAGGACATAGAGCTGAAGATAGCAGCCCTGGATAGGGAGGTGCAGTATCTACTGAACAAGGCTAAGTTTGCAAAACCCAGACCCAAGAAGGAAAAGAATACCACAAAAACTGATTCAGGCAAGAATGCCACAGCTCCCCCCGACAGCGAGAAGGTTATCCCTCCCAAGGAGGAGAAAGGAGAAG AACCTGAGAGTGAGAAGAAGCCAGAAGCTAGAGAAGAGAGCAGGACGAATGATGAATTATAA